In Candidatus Stygibacter australis, a single genomic region encodes these proteins:
- the purF gene encoding amidophosphoribosyltransferase, translating into MCGIVGVFGNKKAADLATLALFAEQHRGQESCGLAVSNGSYIKLHKRMGLVKDVFTPEVLEDLPGEIAIGHVRYPTCGSSNEYNSQPHLVETLYGPVFSLASNGDITNYNSIRKYLEDEGVFFHSYNDGELLIRYIVNKLVYKKQTIAAAIRDLMKDIKGAYSTVFMMQKEMYIFRDPNGIRPLSIAKLTDGSYVAASESCSLDLLGVEWKREVKPAEIIRISDKGMEVYENDAREYRSGTNDHHCIFEHIYFSRPDSYEFGQNVYEVRKRIGSELADNDKIKPDAVVPVPDSANFIALGYAERKQIPYEMGLIRNHYVGRTFIKPDQTIRDESVYQKFNPLPNFFQDKIVVLVDDSIVRGTTLRKIVKLVRKKGAKEVHLRIGS; encoded by the coding sequence TGCGGAATTGTAGGAGTATTTGGGAATAAAAAGGCTGCGGATCTGGCAACCCTGGCATTATTTGCAGAACAGCATCGAGGGCAGGAGAGTTGCGGACTGGCAGTCTCCAATGGGTCATATATCAAACTTCATAAACGGATGGGACTGGTAAAAGATGTATTTACGCCAGAAGTTCTGGAAGATCTGCCGGGCGAGATAGCTATAGGGCATGTTCGCTATCCCACCTGTGGCAGCTCCAATGAATATAATTCACAGCCGCATTTAGTGGAAACCCTTTATGGTCCTGTATTTTCATTAGCCAGTAATGGTGATATAACCAATTATAATTCCATCAGGAAATATCTGGAAGATGAAGGAGTATTTTTTCACAGCTATAATGATGGAGAACTTCTTATTCGTTATATAGTAAATAAACTGGTATATAAAAAGCAGACAATAGCAGCAGCGATCAGGGACTTGATGAAGGATATAAAAGGCGCTTATTCCACAGTTTTTATGATGCAGAAAGAAATGTATATATTCCGGGATCCTAACGGGATCAGACCACTTAGTATTGCAAAACTTACTGATGGCTCATATGTGGCAGCAAGTGAAAGCTGTTCACTTGACCTGCTGGGCGTGGAATGGAAACGGGAAGTGAAGCCGGCAGAAATTATAAGGATCAGTGATAAAGGAATGGAAGTGTATGAAAACGATGCCAGAGAATATAGATCAGGTACGAATGATCATCATTGCATTTTTGAGCATATATATTTCTCACGACCCGATAGTTATGAGTTCGGTCAAAACGTGTATGAAGTGCGAAAAAGGATAGGAAGTGAATTGGCAGATAATGATAAGATAAAACCTGATGCAGTAGTGCCAGTGCCGGATTCTGCGAATTTTATTGCTTTGGGCTATGCCGAACGGAAGCAGATACCTTATGAGATGGGTTTGATCAGAAATCATTATGTGGGCAGGACATTTATCAAGCCGGATCAGACGATCAGAGATGAGAGTGTATATCAGAAATTTAACCCTCTCCCCAATTTCTTTCAAGACAAAATTGTAGTACTGGTGGATGACTCAATAGTGCGTGGCACTACTTTACGTAAAATAGTGAAATTAGTGAGGAAAAAGGGGGCTAAGGAAGTTCATCTCAGAATCGGTTCT